A single genomic interval of Rhododendron vialii isolate Sample 1 chromosome 3a, ASM3025357v1 harbors:
- the LOC131320172 gene encoding ras-related protein RHN1-like isoform X2 → MGTGKTSLVLRFVKGQFYEYQESTIGAAFFTQALSLNDATIKFDIWDTAGQERYYSLAPMYYRGAAAAVVVYDITSMDSFERAKKWVQELQRQGHPSLVTVLVANKADLETKRQVANEVGEQYARESGLLFFETSAKTAQNVNELFYEIAKRLAKAAPPRPTGMKLHRRSQEGGRRVFCCSS, encoded by the exons ATGGGAACGGGGAAAACCAGCTTGGTCCTGAGATTTGTGAAAGGCCAGTTTTATGAATACCAG GAATCAACGATTGGAGCAGCCTTTTTCACTCAAGCTTTGTCACTCAATGATGCCACAATAAAGTTTGATATTTGGGATACAGCAGGACAAGAACGGTATTACAGCTTAGCTCCAATGTACTATCGGGGTGCAGCTGCAGCCGTTGTGGTGTATGACATCACAAGCATG GATTCATTTGAACGAGCCAAAAAGTGGGTTCAAGAGCTTCAAAGACAAG gaCATCCAAGCTTGGTAACTGTTTTGGTGGCAAATAAGGCTGACTTGGAAACAAAAAGGCAGGTGGCGAATGAG GTAGGGGAGCAATATGCTAGAGAAAGTGGATTGCTTTTCTTTGAAACTTCTgcaaaaactgctcaaaatgTCAATGAGCTCTTCTATGAAATAG CAAAGAGATTGGCAAAAGCTGCCCCTCCGAGGCCAACAGGAATGAAGCTGCATAGGAGATCTCAAGAAGGGGGAAGAAGAGTATTTTGTTGTTCCAGCTGA
- the LOC131320172 gene encoding ras-related protein RHN1-like isoform X1: MARTTGNKNIQAKLVLLGDMGTGKTSLVLRFVKGQFYEYQESTIGAAFFTQALSLNDATIKFDIWDTAGQERYYSLAPMYYRGAAAAVVVYDITSMDSFERAKKWVQELQRQGHPSLVTVLVANKADLETKRQVANEVGEQYARESGLLFFETSAKTAQNVNELFYEIAKRLAKAAPPRPTGMKLHRRSQEGGRRVFCCSS; the protein is encoded by the exons GTATTACTTGGGGACATGGGAACGGGGAAAACCAGCTTGGTCCTGAGATTTGTGAAAGGCCAGTTTTATGAATACCAG GAATCAACGATTGGAGCAGCCTTTTTCACTCAAGCTTTGTCACTCAATGATGCCACAATAAAGTTTGATATTTGGGATACAGCAGGACAAGAACGGTATTACAGCTTAGCTCCAATGTACTATCGGGGTGCAGCTGCAGCCGTTGTGGTGTATGACATCACAAGCATG GATTCATTTGAACGAGCCAAAAAGTGGGTTCAAGAGCTTCAAAGACAAG gaCATCCAAGCTTGGTAACTGTTTTGGTGGCAAATAAGGCTGACTTGGAAACAAAAAGGCAGGTGGCGAATGAG GTAGGGGAGCAATATGCTAGAGAAAGTGGATTGCTTTTCTTTGAAACTTCTgcaaaaactgctcaaaatgTCAATGAGCTCTTCTATGAAATAG CAAAGAGATTGGCAAAAGCTGCCCCTCCGAGGCCAACAGGAATGAAGCTGCATAGGAGATCTCAAGAAGGGGGAAGAAGAGTATTTTGTTGTTCCAGCTGA